The Thioalkalivibrio thiocyanodenitrificans ARhD 1 nucleotide sequence TCCAAGGACGTGGGCCGGCTGGCGGAGGCGCTGGCGGGACTGGCTCATGCCAGCGGGCTCGACGGCGTCGTGTGTTCCGCCAACGAGGCCCAGATGCTCAGGCGTCGTTACGGCGAGGAGTTCCTGTTGGTGACCCCCGGTATCCGGCCTCGAAGTGCCGTCCAGGACGACCAGCGGCGGGTCATGACCCCGGGCGAAGCCGTGAGGAACGGCGCGAGCTACCTGGTGGTGGGTCGTCCCATCACCAAAGCCGAGGATCCCATGGCCGTGCTGGCAGCCATGAACGAGGAGATCGGCGGGGCGGGTTTGCATTCCATTTGACTTTTGGTAGTCTTTCTGCGTCCCCGGCCCGTCACGGATGTGAGGATCAGGCCGGTGCGACGACCATGGAACGCCAAGGAAACCCCATAAGGGAGGCATAGGTCATGAAATATCTGTCCGCAGTACTCATCGTTTTGTCCCTCTTGTTCTCCGTGCCGGCCATGGCCGGTTCCGCGGACCCCGTGAACGTGAATACGGCTGACGTGGAGGCACTGACGTCGTTGAAAGGCATCGGCCCAAGCCGGGCCGAGGCGATCATCGCCCATCGGGAATCCAACGGGCCGTTCCGCTCCCTGCATGAACTGATGCAGGTGCGTGGAATCGGGGAAAAGACCATCGAAGAGAACGTCGACCGCATCGCCCTGGAGTGATGCAAACCCGGACGGGATTCCCCCGGTTCCGGGAGACAACGGCCCCGCTCACTGCGGGGCCGTTGTGCTATGGTTAGGGTGTTCTCAACGGGCGATGCTGCACATTCATCATGCACAAGAAGATTCGCAAAGCCGT carries:
- a CDS encoding ComEA family DNA-binding protein: MKYLSAVLIVLSLLFSVPAMAGSADPVNVNTADVEALTSLKGIGPSRAEAIIAHRESNGPFRSLHELMQVRGIGEKTIEENVDRIALE